In Musa acuminata AAA Group cultivar baxijiao chromosome BXJ2-3, Cavendish_Baxijiao_AAA, whole genome shotgun sequence, the following proteins share a genomic window:
- the LOC135606413 gene encoding uncharacterized protein LOC135606413, translated as MAHALVSCRLSSAYPFHSISRGRVALPRQLIASSSSSRTHRLSAARAMASSNTSGGSFGKAERSKGWSNAAAGAVGSSGSGFPISNIPVWARWVLGSLVIAAIPFYTRIIKRGGGIEKAAEVALETVEKVAEVTEKIASDVAAALPEGDSLKAKALLIEKIAEKVEHDAKLAESIIHEVDVVKEEVDTLVKPLLEKEQSEKEIQAEENESTDQSKAN; from the exons ATGGCTCATGCTCTCGTTTCTTGTCGTCTCTCCTCAGCCTATCCCTTCCATTCCATCTCTCGCGGAAGGGTCGCTCTTCCTCGTCAGCTCATAGCATCCTCCTCGTCCTCTCGCACACATCGGCTTTCTGCTGCTCGAGCAATGGCCTCATCCAACACCAGCGGCGGAAGCTTCGGGAAAGCTGAGCGCTCAAA AGGCTGGAGTAATGCTGCTGCAGGTGCAGTTGGATCGTCCGGTTCTGGGTTTCCCATATCGAACATCCCCGTATG GGCCAGATGGGTGTTGGGTTCCCTCGTCATCGCTGCCATACCCTTCTACACGAGAATAATTAAGAGAGGAG GTGGCATAGAGAAGGCTGCAGAAGTTGCTCTAGAAACAGTGGAGAAGGTGGCGGAGGTGACGGAGAAGATAGCGTCTGATGTTGCCGCTGCACTTCCTGAAGGTGATAGTCTTAAGGCGAAGGCGTTGCTGATCGAGAAGATCGCCGAGAAAGTAGAACACGACGCAAAACTAGCTGAATCCATCATTCATGAG GTTGATGTCGTAAAGGAAGAAGTAGACACATTGGTCAAGCCACTACTTGAGAAAGAACAGTCGGAGAAAGAGATCCAAGCGGAGGAAAATGAAAGCACAGATCAGTCAAAAGCCAATTGA
- the LOC103977509 gene encoding blue copper protein: protein MAGCSTSAALGVLLLFCCSTWAAATDYTVGDSTGWTNGFDYSKWTTGKNFVTGDTLTFNYIAGAHTVDQVSATDYSSCSASNALSTDSNGQTTVTLSKAGTYYFICGVVGHCSNGMKVAVPVTASSTSSPSPPSSSTTTPPSAGTTPSTTTPSTNKSSPRTVSLPCVVTLTGLMLLKLLLL, encoded by the exons ATGGCCGGGTGCAGCACCTCCGCAGCTCTgggagtcctcctcctcttctgttGCTCGACATGGGCCGCGGCCACCGACTACACCGTGGGAGATTCCACGGGTTGGACCAACGGGTTCGATTACTCCAAGTGGACGACCGGGAAAAACTTCGTCACCGGCGACACCCTCA CGTTCAACTATATCGCCGGAGCACACACCGTAGACCAAGTGAGCGCCACCGACTACAGCTCCTGCTCCGCCAGCAACGCCCTCAGCACCGACAGCAACGGGCAGACGACGGTCACGCTCTCCAAGGCAGGCACGTACTACTTCATCTGCGGGGTCGTCGGCCACTGCAGCAACGGGATGAAGGTGGCGGTCCCCGTCACGGCATCCTCCACCAGCTCGCCCTCCCCTCCATCCAGCTCCACCACCACCCCGCCCTCCGCCGGCACCACGCCGTCCACCACTACCCCGTCCACCAATAAATCCAGCCCCAGAACTGTCTCCCTGCCTTGCGTGGTGACGCTAACTGGGCTGATGCTGCTCAAACTGCTGCTCCTCTAG